In Cloacibacillus sp., one DNA window encodes the following:
- a CDS encoding TRAP transporter small permease, with product MKKILDNLEEILGAFFLALMVSISFFNVITRYFFHFSMAFTEELTLYMFVWATMLGVSLAFKHGANMDVSLLYDRFPKSVRKYIYIFLMLMSIIFFLTLMYWGYVEVCDEMQMGVITEAMGLPVCYFTVSMPILSILTVVRISVHLVSDVRDGNY from the coding sequence ATGAAAAAGATACTAGATAACTTGGAAGAGATACTCGGCGCGTTCTTTCTCGCGCTTATGGTCTCGATAAGTTTTTTCAACGTGATAACCAGGTACTTCTTTCACTTCTCCATGGCCTTTACCGAAGAGCTGACGCTCTACATGTTTGTCTGGGCGACGATGCTGGGCGTATCGCTGGCTTTCAAGCATGGGGCGAACATGGATGTGTCCCTGCTGTATGACCGCTTTCCCAAGTCCGTCAGAAAGTATATCTATATTTTTCTGATGCTCATGAGCATAATCTTTTTCCTCACCCTGATGTACTGGGGTTATGTGGAGGTCTGCGACGAGATGCAGATGGGGGTAATAACCGAGGCGATGGGGCTGCCTGTCTGCTATTTCACCGTCTCGATGCCGATACTTTCCATTCTCACCGTCGTGCGCATCTCCGTCCACCTGGTTTCTGACGTCAGAGACGGAAATTATTAG